One genomic segment of Vulcanisaeta thermophila includes these proteins:
- a CDS encoding alcohol dehydrogenase catalytic domain-containing protein, whose product MRAVVFDKPGIENIRVAEVENPRPGPNEVLIRVKYAGVNPVDYFTINRGGTPMPHIPGAEFAGIIEEVGVNVKDLGVGDAVVVYNRLFDGTCKYCLMGHEEACVNGKLIGVATQGGFAEYAVVPAANAIRVPSGVNLDEAATLPVGALTAWHMVVTRAGVSPGDLVVVFGATGNVGSYAVQFAKMAGATVVAVSRRADKVRGALMDLGADFVTTPDEVSKLVSELSNGLGADLVVDAVGQATWRISFSLVGKLGKWVTAGALTGGEVTLSLPSLYSTEASVIGSTGGTRRELKLLLDLLSRRRFKAPIHARLRLEEVRRAFDIMFGGEDRVGKVLLTP is encoded by the coding sequence ATGAGGGCTGTGGTTTTCGATAAACCTGGAATTGAAAACATACGGGTGGCGGAGGTTGAGAACCCAAGGCCAGGGCCAAACGAGGTACTGATAAGGGTTAAGTACGCAGGTGTGAATCCAGTGGATTACTTCACAATCAACAGGGGAGGGACACCCATGCCCCACATACCAGGGGCTGAGTTTGCGGGTATCATTGAGGAGGTGGGCGTTAACGTTAAGGACCTGGGCGTTGGCGATGCCGTCGTGGTATATAATAGGCTTTTTGATGGTACATGCAAGTACTGCCTCATGGGCCATGAGGAGGCTTGCGTAAATGGTAAACTCATTGGTGTGGCAACCCAGGGAGGGTTTGCTGAATACGCAGTGGTTCCTGCGGCTAATGCAATAAGGGTGCCCAGTGGGGTTAACCTGGATGAGGCGGCTACCTTGCCTGTTGGTGCATTGACGGCGTGGCACATGGTGGTAACTAGGGCTGGGGTCTCGCCGGGGGACTTGGTGGTGGTCTTTGGCGCGACGGGTAACGTGGGTTCATACGCTGTCCAGTTTGCTAAGATGGCTGGGGCCACTGTTGTGGCTGTGAGTAGGAGGGCTGATAAGGTGAGGGGTGCGTTGATGGATTTGGGCGCTGACTTCGTAACAACACCAGATGAAGTCAGTAAATTAGTGAGTGAGCTTAGTAATGGGCTTGGTGCGGATCTAGTGGTTGATGCCGTGGGGCAGGCCACGTGGAGGATCAGCTTTAGCCTCGTTGGTAAATTGGGTAAGTGGGTTACCGCGGGCGCATTGACTGGTGGTGAGGTTACCCTGAGCCTACCCTCACTATACTCAACAGAGGCCTCAGTAATAGGTTCCACAGGCGGTACCAGGAGGGAGTTGAAACTACTACTGGACCTACTGAGTAGGCGTAGGTTTAAGGCCCCAATACACGCTAGATTGAGGCTTGAGGAGGTTAGGAGGGCCTTCGATATAATGTTCGGTGGCGAGGATAGGGTGGGCAAGGTCTTACTAACACCGTGA
- a CDS encoding 50S ribosomal protein L18, protein MARSGRYKVKFRRRREGKTNYYKRREMIKSGRPRLVIRRTGQYIIAEVVVAKPMGDEVVAYATTKELTGFGWKGGTKNTPAAYLLGLMIGYKALLKGVKEAIADIGLHRPVKGARVFAVVKGAVDAGLNVPHGEDILPDEDRLVGKHIAEYASKLKSQNEDVFKARFSRYLANNLDPTDLPKHFEEVRDRIRNYFMKWFKKLNIELPQAQSPEE, encoded by the coding sequence ATGGCCAGGAGCGGTAGGTATAAGGTTAAGTTTAGGAGGCGCCGTGAGGGTAAGACCAATTATTATAAGCGTAGGGAGATGATCAAGAGTGGTAGGCCAAGGCTTGTCATACGCAGGACCGGTCAATACATAATAGCCGAGGTTGTGGTGGCGAAGCCCATGGGTGATGAGGTTGTGGCCTACGCAACCACCAAGGAATTAACGGGGTTTGGATGGAAGGGAGGCACCAAAAACACACCAGCGGCTTACCTACTGGGCCTAATGATTGGTTATAAGGCATTGTTGAAGGGCGTTAAGGAGGCCATTGCGGACATAGGACTCCACAGACCAGTCAAGGGCGCCAGGGTATTCGCGGTGGTTAAGGGTGCGGTGGATGCTGGGCTTAACGTGCCCCATGGCGAGGATATACTGCCCGACGAGGATAGGTTAGTGGGTAAGCACATTGCTGAGTATGCGTCGAAATTGAAGTCTCAAAACGAAGATGTATTTAAGGCCAGGTTTTCCAGGTACTTAGCCAATAACCTGGACCCCACGGACCTGCCCAAGCATTTCGAGGAGGTTAGGGATAGGATAAGAAATTACTTCATGAAGTGGTTTAAGAAATTAAATATTGAATTACCACAGGCTCAATCCCCGGAGGAGTAA
- a CDS encoding MFS transporter produces MIGIATTMGIRLSRVHYVIFTSYAFTFLIWGFVTTSGVMTLSYFSNYIPKWLLPVSAALGPLFLMIGNMVMGRLADIVGRRGIYVVTMTLYTLGLIGMALSLYLSNSLPTYTVFPVFLASYALAEFGVGGEEPPALAGITELMPPRYRGSMLVLITNFDNVGALVAAAILYLALLRNASISAIWTMIGSALFVILVAVVIRLVTPESVRWMASRGRVDEALRLARERGLEYAMSEEGTVNVRFPPTWFRVLVLSILGFTQLSTYGLMAFYIIYLPSLPFSSNAIFQSLVIVWANLGASLAGLVGLVIDRFSRRSFTLFSYLGGLVTMIPIFLIYGLALKPLYASLPIFYTLLFINMAFSEFGWAVRVLLEPELFPTRVRATWIGIVRLIAWAVYIALIYYLLASASPFTYLLANTVLYVLGAAAATLWFIRGVETRGLPVSALDRAAG; encoded by the coding sequence GTGATTGGTATAGCCACGACAATGGGGATTAGGCTCTCTAGGGTGCACTACGTGATATTCACAAGCTACGCCTTCACATTCCTAATATGGGGCTTCGTAACCACTAGCGGCGTAATGACACTAAGCTACTTCTCCAACTATATACCCAAGTGGTTGCTACCGGTATCGGCAGCCCTTGGCCCATTATTCCTAATGATTGGTAATATGGTGATGGGTAGGTTAGCGGATATTGTGGGTAGGAGGGGGATTTACGTGGTCACCATGACCCTGTACACCCTGGGGCTCATCGGCATGGCCCTCTCACTATATCTAAGTAACTCATTACCCACATACACAGTATTCCCAGTATTCCTCGCATCATACGCGCTGGCTGAGTTTGGCGTTGGTGGTGAGGAGCCACCGGCGCTGGCTGGGATTACCGAGTTAATGCCCCCTAGGTATAGGGGTTCCATGCTCGTGTTAATAACGAACTTCGATAACGTGGGCGCCCTAGTGGCAGCCGCCATACTGTACCTGGCACTCTTGAGGAATGCCTCCATATCCGCCATATGGACCATGATAGGCTCGGCACTCTTTGTAATACTGGTGGCCGTGGTTATTAGGTTGGTCACCCCTGAATCCGTGAGGTGGATGGCGAGTAGGGGGAGGGTGGATGAGGCCCTTAGGTTAGCGAGGGAGAGGGGCCTTGAGTATGCCATGTCTGAGGAGGGCACGGTCAACGTTAGGTTCCCACCCACCTGGTTCAGGGTTTTGGTCTTATCAATCCTGGGCTTCACCCAATTGTCTACCTACGGCTTAATGGCATTCTACATAATATACCTACCCTCACTACCCTTCAGTAGCAACGCCATATTCCAATCCCTGGTAATAGTATGGGCTAACCTGGGCGCGTCCCTGGCGGGGCTCGTGGGTTTAGTAATTGATAGGTTTAGTAGGAGGTCATTCACCCTATTCTCATATCTCGGGGGGCTGGTGACCATGATACCCATATTCCTAATATATGGGTTAGCCCTTAAACCCCTCTACGCATCATTACCCATATTTTACACGCTGCTATTCATCAACATGGCCTTTAGCGAGTTTGGTTGGGCGGTTAGGGTGTTGCTGGAGCCTGAGTTATTCCCGACCAGGGTGAGGGCCACTTGGATAGGCATTGTTAGGTTAATTGCCTGGGCAGTCTACATAGCCCTAATCTACTACTTACTGGCCTCAGCAAGCCCATTCACGTACTTACTGGCGAACACGGTACTCTACGTACTGGGTGCTGCGGCGGCAACCCTGTGGTTCATTAGGGGTGTGGAGACCAGGGGATTACCAGTGAGTGCCCTAGACAGGGCGGCTGGGTGA